One genomic region from Henningerozyma blattae CBS 6284 chromosome 2, complete genome encodes:
- the DPS1 gene encoding aspartate--tRNA ligase DPS1 (similar to Saccharomyces cerevisiae DPS1 (YLL018C); ancestral locus Anc_4.44): MSEEVKAAPEAAAAPAAAPATAPAATATQPILGEDGQPLSKKALKKLAKEQEKQRKKEERAAQLQKEKEEKEARDAANDTAKENYGKLPLIQSTERTGVVRIKFHNLTEEDNNKEVVFRARVHNKRQQGATLTFLTLRQQNELIQALVKSNSEGTVSKQMVKWSSNLNLESIVLVEGVVKKVEEPIKSATVQNMEIHIKKIKTISETPENLPILLEDCSRSELEAEKAGLPVVNLDTRLDSRVIDLRTVTNQAIFKIQSGVCELFREFLRKKDFTEVHTPKLLGAPSEGGASVFEVSYFKTKAYLAQSPQFHKQQLMIADFERVFEIAPVFRAENSNTHRHMTEFTGLDLEMNFEEHYHEVMDMLGELFIYIFSQLETRYKKEIEIVRRQYPVEEFKLPKDGKMVRIEYKEAISMLQEAGKDVGAYDDLSTENEKFLGKLVRAKYDTDFYMLDKFPLEIRPFYTMPDAQNGKYSNSYDFFMRGEEILSGAQRIHDYELLLKRMEAHGLNPEDPGLKDYCDGFKYGCAPHAGGGIGLERVVMFYLDLKNIRRASLFPRDPRRLRP, from the coding sequence ATGTCTGAAGAAGTTAAAGCTGCACCAGAAGCTGCTGCTGCACCTGCTGCTGCACCTGCCACTGCACCTGCCGCTACCGCTACTCAACCAATTCTTGGTGAAGACGGTCAACCATTATCTAAAAAAgctttaaagaaattagccaaagaacaagaaaagCAAAGAAAAAAGGAAGAAAGAGCAGCTCAATTACAAAAGGAAAAGGAAGAAAAGGAAGCCAGAGATGCTGCCAACGACACCGCCAAGGAAAACTACGGCAAATTGCCATTGATTCAATCTACTGAAAGAACTGGTGTTGTTAGAATCAAATTCCATAACTTGACTGAAGAAGATAATAACAAAGAGGTTGTGTTTAGAGCCAGAGTGCATAACAAGAGACAACAAGGTGCCACTTTAACTTTCTTAACTCTAAGACAACAAAACGAATTGATTCAAGCCTTGGTTAAAAGTAATTCGGAAGGAACAGTTTCCAAACAAATGGTTAAATGGAGTagtaatttgaatttggaaAGTATTGTTCTTGTGGAAGGTGTTGTTAAGAAAGTCGAAGAACCAATTAAATCAGCGACTGTTCAAAACATGGAAATCCATATCAAAAAGATCAAGACCATTTCCGAAACACCTGAAAACTTGCCAATCTTGTTGGAAGATTGTTCGAGATCTGAATTGGAAGCTGAAAAAGCCGGTTTGCCAGTTGTCAATTTGGACACAAGATTAGATTCTAGAGTGATTGATTTAAGAACAGTGACCAACCAAGCCATTTTCAAGATTCAAAGTGGTGTTTGTGAATTATTCCGtgaatttttaagaaaGAAGGATTTCACCGAGGTTCATACACCAAAATTACTTGGTGCACCAAGTGAAGGTGGTGCCAGTGTGTTTGAAGTTTCATATTTCAAGACAAAGGCATATTTGGCACAATCACCACAATTCCATAAACAACAATTGATGATTGCTGATTTCGAAAGAGTGTTTGAAATTGCACCAGTGTTCCGTGCAGAAAACTCCAACACGCACCGTCATATGACAGAATTCACCGGGTTGGATTTGGAAATGAATTTCGAAGAACATTACCACGAAGTTATGGACATGTTGGGAGAattgtttatatatatcttttctCAATTGGAAACACGTTATAAAAAGGAGATTGAGATTGTTAGAAGACAATATCCTGTGGAAGAATTCAAATTGCCCAAAGATGGTAAGATGGTTAGGATTGAATACAAAGAAGCCATCTCTATGTTGCAAGAAGCCGGTAAAGATGTTGGAGCATACGATGATTTATCTAccgaaaatgaaaaattcttgGGTAAATTGGTCCGTGCCAAATATGATACCGACTTCTACATGTTGGATAAATTCCCATTGGAAATCCGTCCATTCTATACGATGCCGGATGCTCAAAATGGCAAATATTCGAATTCTTATGATTTCTTCATGAGAGGTGAAGAGATTTTGTCAGGTGCTCAAAGAATCCATGATTATGAATTATTGTTGAAGAGAATGGAAGCACATGGGTTGAACCCTGAAGATCCAGGGTTGAAGGATTACTGTGATGGGTTTAAATACGGGTGTGCTCCACATGCAGGTGGTGGTATTGGTTTGGAAAGAGTTGTTATGttttatttggatttgaaAAACATTAGAAGAGCTTCGTTATTCCCTCGTGACCCAAGAAGATTGAGACCATGA
- the TBLA0B10010 gene encoding uncharacterized protein, with protein MLSSATPNPDRYVRPFQYLIQFRRVRIPAISLLLLSIGATLTSNAVLRSLAIVNLTILIIIINHVSSISYRIKLMGVTGQKNLVKHVIKIQPGNDRAKWGKLAVQMPKTCLGAEDARALFEHVQAPRNGCAGAGGGHVDGEALRLRELVWTAREAQREAAADATIYKGASERSERA; from the coding sequence atgcTCTCATCTGCTACCCCCAATCCTGACAGGTACGTCAGACCATTCCAATACTTGATCCAATTCCGTAGAGTAAGAATTCCCGCCATATCGTTGCTTCTCCTAAGCATAGGTGCAACATTGACGTCGAACGCAGTCTTACGGAGTTTGGCAATAGTGAATCTGAcgatattaataataattataaatcaTGTATCTTCGATTTCGTATCGTATCAAGTTAATGGGGGTAACGGGTCAGAAAAACCTGGTGAAACATGTCATCAAGATCCAGCCTGGAAATGATCGGGCCAAATGGGGGAAACTGGCTGTGCAAATGCCGAAGACGTGTCTAGGAGCCGAAGACGCACGTGCTCTGTTTGAGCACGTGCAGGCGCCGAGAAATGGGTGTGCGGGAGCGGGCGGGGGTCACGTGGACGGCGAGGCGCTGCGTCTGCGCGAACTGGTGTGGACGGCACGTGAGGCGCAGAGAGAGGCGGCCGCGGATGCGACGATATATAAGGGTGCGAGCGAGCGTAGCGAGCGAGCATAG
- the COX19 gene encoding Cox19p (similar to Saccharomyces cerevisiae COX19 (YLL018C-A); ancestral locus Anc_4.43), whose product MSGSPGGTLSALSPTPPERGSFPLDHDGECAAVMHKYLDCLRLARGENAHTCRLLAKQYLACRMDNGLMTRDSWKNLGLPETPPAHVTPAESFTSSTPTPAPAHHAAPPVHPRGPPAPPGGVSGAV is encoded by the coding sequence ATGTCCGGAAGCCCTGGCGGAACCCTCAGCGCATTGTCCCCCACGCCTCCAGAACGAGGCTCCTTCCCACTGGACCACGACGGAGAATGCGCTGCTGTCATGCACAAATATCTCGACTGTCTGCGTCTGGCACGTGGCGAAAATGCCCACACCTGTCGTCTGCTGGCCAAACAGTACCTGGCCTGCCGCATGGACAACGGCCTCATGACACGTGACTCGTGGAAGAACCTGGGCCTGCCCGAGACGCCACCGGCCCACGTGACGCCGGCCGAAAGCTTCACCAGCTCCACCCCGACACCGGCGCCCGCACACCACGCGGCTCCCCCCGTGCACCCGCGCGGTCCCCCCGCACCCCCTGGTGGTGTGAGCGGGGCTGTTTAG
- the KNS1 gene encoding serine/threonine protein kinase KNS1 (similar to Saccharomyces cerevisiae KNS1 (YLL019C); ancestral locus Anc_4.42) gives MRPTLANPSANANTISNPSRINPPFNRPIYTSQASPRDSPASSMDIDKKEVETFEEEEEELGESRDSPSSSSSSSDDVIFIKEQQIHSTSPSVNTTYYTPLPDNYSYTLPSSYRKQRTISLPQLPFSRLAYETANYMSPRVERDDDLIHLTGSSSKTLSGNRSVNLKLLQTPVPDITVLESMPLTSANSNSVSPMSITNASTNAMSNTTAYYSGSNSAASTNSSGSSSSSSSNTTTGGVSNVITKKSSLKKNSLKRIKNPPKLTSKLIIGKKQRTIKDNFKTDKDGHYIYKQNDTLANNKYIVKALLGQGTFGKVLKCLVNEQGEPHYVAIKVIKSIDRYREAAKTELRILKAILTNDPQGIYQCLLLKDCFDYKNHVCFITELYGRSIYDFMCSNGIARFPGSHVQAIARQLIRSICFLHDLGIIHTDLKPENILLIDESTIDYPLPPNVLNSISLRRKTASNGKRKILTNPEIKLIDFGSAIFHDEYHPPIISTRHYRAPEIVLGLGWSYPCDVWSIGCVLVELVTGESLYPIHENLEHMAMMERVNGLPFPPKLIDKMFFKIKNKLGNLPADLNSTVVKHFNDDTLQLQWPEKNSKGQYITSEKSMHRVMDGCSRLDLHISNKLKLDYGDAFNINWNLSPDKNWNLITCNLQTSSSLDKETFLFWYWFLDLSRKLFEFDPTKRITAKDALNHPWFGLGILDQGIAIYEQRA, from the coding sequence ATGCGACCCACGCTAGCTAATCCTAGCGCGAACGCAAATACGATCTCAAATCCTTCAAGAATTAACCCCCCCTTTAACAGGCCCATCTATACTAGTCAAGCCTCGCCTCGTGATTCGCCAGCGTCTTCCATGGATATCGATAAGAAAGAGGTCGAAACGTTTGAAGAGGAAGAGGAGGAACTGGGCGAATCTCGCGATTCGCCCAGTTCCTCCAGCTCTTCCTCAGATGACGTTATCTTCATCAAGGAACAACAGATCCACTCGACCTCGCCTTCGGTAAACACTACTTATTACACTCCGTTGCCAGATAATTATTCCTATACTTTACCCTCGTCGTATAGAAAACAACGTACTATCTCGTTGCCTCAGCTGCCCTTCAGCAGGTTGGCCTACGAGACGGCGAATTATATGTCCCCCCGTGTGGAACGGGACGACGACTTGATCCATCTCACCGGTTCTTCCTCCAAGACGCTTTCGGGCAACAGAAGTGTCAATTTAAAACTGTTGCAGACTCCAGTACCCGACATCACTGTGTTGGAATCCATGCCCTTGACATCGGCAAACTCCAACTCTGTGTCTCCGATGTCCATTACCAATGCAAGTACAAATGCAATGTCAAACACCACGGCTTATTATTCGGGCTCGAATTCCGCGGCTAGCACCAATAGTAGtggtagtagtagtagtagtagtagtaacACTACCACGGGCGGCGTCTCAAACGTCATTACCAAGAAAAGTTCgttaaagaagaattcgttgaaaagaataaaaaaccCTCCCAAATTGACTTCCAAATTGATCATTGGCAAAAAACAACGCACCATTAAagataatttcaaaacagATAAAGACGgtcattatatttataaacagAATGATACATTGGCAAATAACAAATACATTGTCAAGGCGTTGTTGGGTCAAGGGACTTTTGGAAAAGTCTTGAAATGTCTTGTGAATGAACAAGGCGAACCACATTACGTCGCTATCAAAGTCATCAAATCAATCGACCGATATAGAGAGGCCGCAAAGACTGAATTAAGAATCCTCAAGGCCATCCTTACAAATGATCCTCAGGGGATTTACCAATGTTTGCTCTTGAAAGATTGTTTTGATTATAAAAACCACGTCTGTTTTATCACCGAATTGTACGGTAGATCCATCTACGATTTCATGTGTTCCAACGGGATTGCCAGATTCCCCGGCTCACATGTACAAGCCATTGCAAGACAATTGATTCGATCCATTTGTTTCTTGCATGATCTTGGTATCATCCATACCGATTTGAAaccagaaaatattttgctCATCGACGAATCCACAATCGATTACCCCTTGCCACCAAACGTTCTTAATTCAATCTCGTTAAGAAGAAAGACTGCTTCCAATGGTAAACGAAAGATTCTCACCAACCCGGAGATAAAATTGATCGATTTTGGTTCTGCAATCTTTCATGATGAATACCATCCTCCCATAATCTCGACACGTCATTATCGTGCTCCAGAGATTGTTTTGGGACTTGGATGGTCTTATCCATGTGATGTTTGGTCTATTGGATGTGTATTGGTAGAATTGGTTACTGGTGAATCTCTTTATCCAATCCATGAAAATTTGGAACATATGGCCATGATGGAAAGAGTCAATGGATTACCATTCCCACCAAAATTGATTGATAAGatgtttttcaaaattaaaaataagttGGGCAATTTGCCAGCAGATTTGAATTCTACTGTGGTCAAACATTTCAACGATGACACTTTACAATTACAATGGCCAGAGAAAAATTCCAAAGGTCAATACATCACTTCGGAAAAATCCATGCATCGTGTCATGGATGGTTGTTCAAGATTGGATCTACACATTTccaataaattgaaattggaTTATGGTGATGctttcaatatcaattgGAATTTGTCTCCAGATaagaattggaatttgATTACTTGTAATTTACAAACCTCTTCGAGTTTGGACAAGGAAACTTTTCTCTTTTGGTATTGGTTTTTAGATTTATCGAGGAAATTGTTTGAATTCGATCCTACAAAGAGAATTACTGCAAAGGATGCATTGAATCATCCTTGGTTTGGTTTGGGAATATTGGATCAAGGTATTGCAATTTACGAGCAACGAGCGTAA